One window from the genome of Myxococcus virescens encodes:
- a CDS encoding serine/threonine protein kinase, whose amino-acid sequence MKKPTLFGKYLLLERINVGGMAEVFIAKAFGVEGFERILAIKKILPTMAEDEEFITMFIDEARISVQLNHANVVHINELGKYDDTYFIAMEYVAGRDVRTMLERYRRRKEIMPTAQAVFIASKICDGLDYAHRKKDARGQDLHIIHRDVSPQNILISYEGEVKVIDFGIAKAANRSQKTQAGILKGKFGYMSPEQVRGMPIDRRSDIFAVGVLLYEMLTGEKLFVGESDFSTLEKVRNAEVPLPSEFNPSIPQGLEKVVLKALTREPEDRYQWASDMAEDLMRFLLAGDAIYSSKHLSSYMKEAFAEDMLREAEKMERYAGIERPDQIEASGITVAPGFNRQAARRAPPPAVVVTGTPAGRASTSPAQPVQDYIPPPTAEELEDMGVGAGDKTQIVDSSHAFMSPETRVADSSVVVDDSITGRTENPIQDHGTSGSYNSLRAPAPDTSSRKGKSGPKAQVVISNEEGEAYSGATMIGPAPSAPPTRSRGSSPSLDEETGSRPAPVAGRGRGGKRAPEPEEDPSDYEQPPEEDSGAGYDAQDDYGDEGYPHDDLNEPEEEVTGSVPLPPEEAPPPAKAAAPAKAAAPAKAKAKTKVPAKGKPALNLKTLPKPVLFAAAAAIVLLLVVGVVMATRPSTGEVTFMVSPSNPSARIQLNGQEVQLNTLLALPAGQYRVTASAPGQQSAAKTVDVVAGSRIVVSLPLEADPQAAPPPENKPPVAPPPNPGVVIAAGTTEPAAPAEAPGGDEAPENAPVDNGQTPPPATDPAPAPVQVAAVFKGDDGAEIAVNGERLGRIPDARMANLEVGKTYAFTAKLAGYKPYSGEFKADGSSQQVTVAFEMTKEPQPEPTVANVRPPPQAAPKPPPAPKPPRAPKVMGKFACSTKPAGADIYVDGKKTNRQTPVTLGSPLMLPVGKRKISFKLNGKTTKPVVVDITEDNVAKLVNVPIE is encoded by the coding sequence ATGAAGAAGCCGACCCTCTTTGGGAAGTACCTGCTCCTCGAGCGCATCAACGTCGGCGGCATGGCGGAGGTGTTCATCGCGAAGGCCTTCGGCGTCGAGGGCTTCGAGCGCATCCTGGCCATCAAGAAGATCCTCCCCACGATGGCGGAGGACGAAGAGTTCATCACGATGTTCATCGACGAGGCGCGGATCAGCGTTCAGCTGAACCACGCCAACGTCGTGCACATCAACGAACTCGGGAAGTACGACGACACCTACTTCATCGCCATGGAGTACGTCGCCGGACGCGACGTCCGGACCATGTTGGAGCGCTACCGGCGTCGCAAGGAGATCATGCCCACCGCCCAAGCGGTGTTCATCGCCTCCAAGATCTGCGACGGCCTGGACTACGCGCATCGGAAGAAGGACGCCCGCGGGCAGGACCTCCACATCATCCACCGCGACGTGTCGCCCCAGAACATCCTCATTTCCTATGAGGGTGAGGTCAAGGTCATCGACTTCGGTATCGCCAAGGCGGCGAACCGTTCGCAGAAGACGCAGGCGGGCATCCTCAAGGGCAAGTTCGGGTACATGAGCCCGGAGCAGGTCCGGGGGATGCCCATCGACCGGCGCAGCGACATCTTCGCCGTGGGCGTGCTGCTGTACGAGATGCTCACGGGCGAGAAGCTCTTCGTCGGCGAGTCGGACTTCTCCACCCTGGAGAAGGTGCGCAACGCGGAGGTTCCGCTCCCCAGCGAGTTCAACCCGAGCATCCCGCAGGGGCTGGAGAAGGTGGTCCTCAAGGCGCTCACTCGCGAACCCGAGGACCGCTACCAGTGGGCGTCCGACATGGCCGAGGACCTGATGCGGTTCCTCCTGGCCGGTGACGCCATCTACTCGTCCAAGCACCTCTCCAGTTACATGAAGGAGGCGTTCGCCGAGGACATGCTCCGCGAGGCGGAGAAGATGGAGCGCTATGCCGGTATCGAGCGCCCCGACCAGATCGAGGCCTCGGGCATCACGGTGGCTCCCGGGTTCAACCGGCAGGCGGCGCGGCGTGCGCCCCCTCCTGCCGTGGTGGTGACGGGAACGCCCGCAGGCCGTGCGTCCACCTCGCCGGCGCAGCCTGTCCAGGACTACATCCCGCCTCCCACTGCCGAGGAGCTCGAGGATATGGGCGTCGGCGCGGGCGACAAGACGCAGATTGTCGACTCCTCGCATGCGTTCATGTCTCCCGAAACCCGCGTTGCCGACAGCAGCGTCGTGGTGGACGACAGCATCACGGGCCGGACGGAGAACCCCATCCAGGACCATGGGACGTCCGGTTCCTACAACTCCTTGCGCGCCCCCGCGCCCGATACGTCCTCCCGCAAGGGCAAGAGTGGCCCCAAGGCGCAGGTCGTCATCAGCAACGAAGAAGGCGAGGCCTACTCCGGCGCCACGATGATCGGCCCCGCGCCGTCCGCGCCGCCGACGCGCTCGCGCGGCTCGTCTCCCTCGTTGGACGAAGAGACGGGCAGCAGGCCAGCACCCGTGGCGGGCCGCGGCCGGGGCGGAAAGCGCGCTCCCGAGCCCGAGGAGGATCCGTCTGACTACGAGCAGCCGCCCGAGGAAGACAGCGGCGCCGGCTACGACGCCCAGGACGACTACGGTGACGAGGGTTACCCGCACGATGACCTGAACGAGCCCGAGGAAGAGGTGACGGGCTCGGTTCCCCTCCCCCCGGAGGAGGCGCCTCCTCCCGCGAAGGCCGCTGCGCCCGCGAAGGCCGCTGCGCCCGCGAAGGCGAAGGCGAAGACGAAGGTCCCCGCCAAGGGGAAGCCCGCGCTCAACCTCAAGACGCTGCCGAAGCCGGTGCTGTTCGCCGCCGCCGCGGCCATCGTGCTGTTGCTCGTTGTCGGCGTGGTGATGGCCACCCGGCCGTCCACGGGCGAGGTCACCTTCATGGTGTCCCCGTCCAACCCTTCCGCGCGCATCCAGCTGAATGGCCAGGAGGTCCAGCTCAACACGCTGCTGGCACTCCCGGCAGGGCAGTACCGGGTCACCGCGAGCGCTCCGGGTCAGCAGAGCGCGGCCAAGACGGTGGATGTCGTGGCCGGAAGCAGAATCGTCGTTTCGCTTCCGCTGGAAGCTGATCCGCAAGCGGCCCCGCCGCCCGAGAACAAGCCGCCGGTGGCACCGCCGCCGAACCCGGGCGTCGTCATTGCCGCGGGGACCACCGAGCCCGCCGCTCCCGCGGAGGCTCCGGGCGGCGACGAGGCACCTGAGAACGCGCCTGTCGACAATGGGCAGACGCCGCCTCCCGCCACGGACCCGGCTCCTGCGCCCGTCCAGGTCGCAGCTGTCTTCAAGGGGGATGACGGCGCGGAGATCGCCGTGAATGGCGAGCGCCTGGGGCGGATTCCAGACGCGCGCATGGCGAACCTGGAGGTGGGGAAGACCTACGCGTTCACCGCGAAGCTCGCGGGCTACAAGCCGTACTCCGGTGAGTTCAAGGCCGACGGTAGCAGCCAGCAGGTCACAGTCGCGTTCGAGATGACGAAGGAGCCGCAGCCCGAGCCCACCGTGGCCAACGTGCGGCCGCCGCCCCAGGCTGCGCCCAAGCCTCCACCTGCCCCCAAGCCGCCGAGGGCCCCCAAGGTGATGGGCAAGTTCGCCTGCAGCACAAAGCCGGCGGGCGCGGACATCTACGTCGATGGGAAGAAGACGAATCGCCAGACACCGGTGACACTTGGCAGTCCGTTGATGCTACCGGTGGGCAAGCGGAAGATTTCGTTCAAGCTCAACGGTAAGACGACCAAGCCCGTGGTGGTCGACATCACGGAAGACAATGTAGCCAAGCTGGTCAATGTTCCCATCGAGTGA